In the Populus trichocarpa isolate Nisqually-1 chromosome 1, P.trichocarpa_v4.1, whole genome shotgun sequence genome, GACCCCCTCGTTGCAACTGAGCTTGACGCATTAGTTGCAGCTGTTGATGTTCCTTTGTCTTGCTTTGCTGTGCCTACACATCAATGCAACAGTCCAGGTAAAGAACTTCAACAGAAGATGCATAAtaggcaggcaggcaggcaaTCAAACCCACCTCTAAATACGCTGCAGCAGTCTCGGAATGTTTCTCATTTGTCCTTGCTATAAAAATATCCCAGAAGACAGACCACCATTCAAAAAGAAACCCCCCAGGAGCATCAATCGCTGCACATTCAAACTAGTAATTATATCTTAAACATTTCAACTCCTTTTGCACCATATTTAGGCAGCTGATTCAAAGCCAAGCCAAAAAAACCCGACTACTGTCACTTCCATTAACTTCTAAAACACCAGCATAATTATGGCAAAAACCTATGCTATAACAAGCTACCTTTCCCCCACGCTTCTTGAAAAGTAAAGTAAAAGTAAGATTCTGGGCCTTACCTACTGGATCGGGGTGAACTTTCCCCTCAGTCATGAATGATTTTGCAGTAGCATGCAATTTCTTCTTCACCAAATAATCATATATGTACACATCAAGCCTATTAAAAATCAGccagtttaaaaaaattccattatcaaaaacctaattattaacaaaaataaaagaccaAGCAATaaattaccaaaaataaaaattgaagaaacaagaGATCACATACATTTTATCTGCTTCCCAATTACTCTGTGCCATGATTTCAGCTCAAAAATCACCAAACAAAACTGCTAAGAAcctaaactaaaacaaacaaaaactctGCCAGTAGTAGCACATAAAATTGACCGATCAAATTCAAATCACAATCCACAGAATTTCGAGATTTATAGAAAATTCATGAttctaagaaaattaaaactaaatacaTAACAACTTACCTTAATTTCGAAAAATTATACGGATCAAAAAAGGATTTATTACTGATCACGGACTCTGTGTAATAGCGATCTCCATTGATCAAGCATTGTCACTGAATACAACAATTATCacgcaaaaaaaattcaaaaaattcaacacaaaaattcaaattaaaaccagaatattgttgaaataattaatttagcgATTACCTTTGATTTTACAACTTATgcgatgaataaaaaaatagaaaaggtagAAGCTTGGGGCTCTGTTATTTTAAAGGTGCGAGAAGGAAGTTTTAACGGAGTGAGAGAGCGGACTGGTGAGAGTCTACTCGAGAGGAGAGTCTGAGCAGGATCCGAAGCTGGGGTGTGGAAGGTTTGAGTCTGGGGTGGGATTATTGGTTCGGTGTACGTGCAGGTTTGAAACTAGAGATGGCCGGATAAATCGGTGACGTGGACGAAAGTAAAAAAGGCGCGTGGAGTTTTGCCACGTTGGATACACCCATGAGGTCTGGATTAATGGATCATGTTAACGAAAATTTGTTCCACGTATTTGGtccaatttatgttttaaaagtaattttttaaaaaataattgtttttaattttaaaaaatattattttaatttattttcaaaccagaaatattttcaaaaacaactacattttaaaaaataattgttgctacaatttcaAACAGGTTTTTAAGTATCTTGAATTGCGTTAACgtctgattttattatttaatgtgttttaaaaatatattttatataaagataatattaaattaattttttaattttttttatagtttagatatgctaataaaataatatatatatatatatatatatatattcaaataaaaagatatttttataaaagcaaCATGTATCGTAATAACACATAGAATactgataaatttttaatatagtttattatcagctaataattatttttctttatttttatagtctAAACCTTAGGATTagttcatagaaaaaataattaatttttttaatacaccgAATCTCAcatctttaaaataaagaatacgTAAATTGATTAGAATATATAGTCTTCttgtcaaaccaaaaaaaaagagtattaaTATTCCCTTTCTTAATAAGAGATTTGaagttttagcttttttataaccaaaaagaaactaataatttatttattaatattcttcaattttatctatTATTGTTATAGtaaaatggaaaataagtttcaatattgattttaattctaTAATGCTATGTGTGGATTGATGGAGAGGTATAGACACCAATAGTGGCCTGTCAAATTAATGACATTCAGGAACTTTTGTTAGAAGAATATTGAAATGGATGAAAGTccttaattgagaattttgaatttttttaatggtaaaattgatataaaaaatagtttagattCAAAGCTATGACTatctatataattaaaagagtattttttttttttccaggtttgCCCGGTTGAAAAATAACGTAATTACTCTTCAGATTCGGTAACTACAAgaattttaccatttttttagcCGATAGTTATCGTCTTTCCTTCGGAGAATAGACTGCACATAAACACATTAATAACCAAATTATTTACACGGACACACATTGATGATCCATGGGATGATTGATACGCGATATATTGCAGATGgagtcaaaaaaatatttagaagttactagtatttttttatagtaaattctttttaactcagagattgatttaatataatcTAGTTGAATTTACAGATTTAAAAGCAATCCATATAACtcgtaaaaacataatttgattaaaaaagttcaagaagataatttttttaatatcaaaataacaaatattagattgacttgggtcaacccgggttaataTGTTTAATCCACAACCCAGGTTATGAGACTTTAATAACCTCATAGATAgcaaatcaaaatgaattataaagcttaattttcaatcaaaccaatattaaaagatgaaattaaaaaaaaaacaatgaattaaaaaaggacttaaaaaaaaccagaattAACCAGTCAAACTCGTAATTCAGGTtataagactgagataacctcatggaaagcaaatcaattaaaaaataattcaattaaaaaaagataagattgagataacctcatggaaagtaaatcgattaaaaaataattcaattaaaaaaacataaaaaacaacccgaGTCAATCCACTAAACTCATGACCAGTCATTAAACCATGATAaactcataaaagaaaataaaaaaatgacatgatttAACTCGGTTTAACTTACCAAATTCACGACTCTGGTCATGAGACTAAGTTAACcctataaatagtaaattaaaataaattataaaacttaatttccaaTCGTCCATATCGGATCCaattgttgaatgataaaatttataaaaaaattaattaaaaaataacaagaaaaatgagTCAAGTTAACCTGGATTAACCCGTTAAACACTATTCTTGGATCATGAGGttgaaataacataataaaaagtaaattaaagcaaatcatgaaacttaattcccaatcaaacacaatattaaatgataaaattgagggaaaaaaagtcaattaaaaaaaactgagtcaattgggttaacccgtcaaacttgtgactcaggtcatgagacggagaaaacccaataaaaacattatccaatgttgaaggacccatgacccgggtcatgacaCCGAGATAAtgtcttagaaaaaaaaaagactcaattTAACCATGGTTAAAATGCCAAAATCGATGACCTTGATCATGAAACCACGATATCCACATAAATAgctaattaaaacatattatgaaatttaaattttcaccGATCCAGTgttgaacaatgaaattgaaaaaaaaatcaattaaaaataaaacacaaaaaacacctTGAGTCCACTTTAGTTAACCCTTTAAGCACTATTCTTGAGTCATAaggataaaataacataatagaaagtaaacaaaataaattattaaatttaattctcaatcaacccaatattaaaggatgaaattgaaaaaaataaagtcaaacaataaaaaaaatcttaatcaaccaggttaacctgttaaatccgTGATTTGTGTCACGAGAGtgataattcaaataaaaaaacaaatctaatattaaataataaaattaaaaaaaatattaattttaaaaaaaatacaatactaTTCTAATAGTGCCTTGCGAGAAGgggcacaaaaaaaaacccttctcttttagtttatagttaaaGTTAATAAATTGAATCAATGAATATTTGTGTCTCCATCCGGTTCAACATTatgattctcttttttttttttagttcacaAGATCAAAAGGGTCACATGCAGTAGAAAAGCCTTTTATTCTTGTTTAGAAGTGCGGTTCAATAAAGattgatcaaaatttatttaatttttgtttaaatttaattttttaatgtttttagattattttgatatgttaatttaaaaataaaataaaattattttaatatatttttaaataaaaattcgcTGTTTTTCATAACATGAAGGCGCTTTTTAAGAGAAAGAGCATAGGGCAGGTTGgccaaatacaaataaaatatagtcTTGAAATCAAACAAATGAATCTAGTGCTTTGAACAGGAAACTAACAAGAATACAATTGTCATCAATGCCTTTCCAGCCTTACCGATTACACTTTGCAACATCGATTGGTCACAGGTTGGCTAGCTCTTCACCTTTCAATATATCTGTCGGGAAGCTAGAAAATAGATTATTGAAATCAATATCTGGAGTTTTGCTCGTAAAACACTGAGCAATCAAATTAAGCCATTGCTTCTTCACTAGCTTCCTCAGCACCTCTGAACTTTTGCTTCCTTTATTTTGGGTAGAACTTTTTCCTTTATATTAGCTTGGTACTAGCAATGTCGATTCACTGTCATTGTTGCTATTTGTTCACTGCAACAATTACTGCTTAAGTTTCTCTTGACAAGTTGATTCgagaaaatagaatttaaaatttaattcggATTAGTTTCTTAATTGTTAATTCAATCCAAAttctattaaattaatataatgatatcATTTTGAGTCAaacaattaatctaaattaCTCAAATAACGTAACAATACAGATCTTTTTCTGACTGCTAAAAAAAAGATCTTTTTTCTAAGTCATTAATTCCCTGGTCAAGTGTTGCAGCTACGTTGAAAGCTGCAGCTCAGGTATAACTAATTCAAAATAACCATCCTCGTGTTCGAGTCATGGCGCGGTATTGAGTGACTTGTGGAGGTATGTTTAAAAACGCCGTGGAAAAATAAATGTCAGTAACTTTGTACTCAGTCAATGCATTTAATAATTTGCCTCGATCGAGTTACATGGCAAGAACAGGATATCTTTTCCAGCTCCTAAATTCTCAATTCCCAAATCATCTAATGCTATCCTCTCTAATCATATTATGCAAATTAATCCCTTGAAATCAGTCCGGTTAATTAGCTGGCATATCCTACTAATATCTTTGAAATAAGTCAAAATCACACCAGAATTGATTGAGTATACACCGTGAGAAAATCTTATGGTCCcgaaatcaataaatataattagtgttattttattagttattttttgaattaattttttttttaaaaaacataaaataagaggaaaaaaacaaaattcattagcattaaaaaatgataagaacatCCCAACtacaattgtttttcatttattgcgTACTTCAACACAGGAAAATTAGTAGGTTACGCACCCACCttctggtaaaaaaaaaagaaggcccTGTGCTCACAGTTAGTTACAACAACACGGAGAAATTAAGCTTATACGATATATACTACCACAAATGAGATCGTATAAGAATTAGATATGCCTGCCACCCGGCCCGAGAGTTGAATCCAAATATATAAGATTACGTTATAAGAATTAAGACGATTAAAGTCAATTACCAATGAACAGAACTTTAAGTGTGTGTTGGCACACATGTATATATTGCGAGAGAAAAGAACAGACACGATGTAACACCAGATTTTAGATAGAAATTGGCATGCATGGATAAGCATTTTCTTGCTcgtaatttaattaaatgccgCATGCATGGTGTTATTTAAACCTTATCTTTTACACTAAAATCATTATGAGAGTGCCACAGACTACACTTTTACGTGGTTATAGCTAACCTATTCAATATTCTGGCATTTGCATGAGCAAGCTAGCTATATAACTACTGCAACTTGATTATGAAATCGATATTGACAGTCATAGGACTGATACAGATCTTCTCCATCGAACTGGCTACGGCCAGCTCTATATATTgatcatataattatataattccaAGCGGGTTAAAATCTGGGCCGCCTAGCTcgtgagaaagagagagacagTACTCGTGGCTGGGAACATATATAGTTTGGTATGGTCATTAATTGCATCATTGAATGAGATTCATTGGTTTTGATCCTTTTcataaatttcatataaaaaataattagctaGCCAGCTCAAGCACTAGCATCCAAGTTGACTCCtctttgggggggggggggggggggggaactgATAGCATGCAGTAAGCTCTATGAAGTAACTCATCAAGTCAAAAACCCTAAGCTAATCTTTTTCAAGCAACAGAATACAATCATAATTCGTTTAATACCGAGTTACTGAGCTTGTTGGAGAGGACAGTTGGACCAATAAATTCCTTGTCCAATAGCTGATGGGTCTCATTTACTCTTGTAAACGCGTTACATTTAAGAGTATGCTCAGTACAAATAATGCACACTATCTCTCTTCTTTCTGCTTATGAGTATATATACATGTGTATATTACACTCTCTTGTTGCACTACACACAGTTAGCTTTGCTAGCTAGcttaagggtttttttcttcttctctgctgGTTTTGTATGTTTATGCTGGCAAAATGGGCCTTGTAACTGGTCACCGTGTTGTGGGGGCTCTCTTGTGTGCTTTTCTTCTGAATGCTTTAGTTGTGGCTGATCATGTTACTACTGGTGACAAAGACGATAAGCACTTTTTGGGTCATCCCCATTTGTTGAAGAAGGGGTTTATACACGGCCGTAGGTTTGGTGGCGGCGGCGGCATAGGAGGTGGTGCAGGTGGAGGACTTGGTGGTGGTATCGGAGGTGGTGTGGGTGGTGGCTTTGGTGGAGGTGCAGGGGGTGGCGGCGGCCTTGGAGGTGGTGCTGGAGATGGACTTGGAGGTGGACTCGGTGGTGGTGCGGGTGGTGGATTTGGTGGAGGCGTAGGGGGTGGCGGCGGCCTTGGAGGTGGTGCAGGAGGTGGATtcggtggtggtgatggtggagGCCTTGGAGGTGGTGGTGGGCTAGGAGGTGGACATGGTGGCGGTCTAGGTGGTGGCATTGGTCATGGTGGTGGTTTAGGTGGTGGTATTGGACATGGTGGCGGTCTAGGAGGTGGCGGTGGACTAGGAGGAGGTGCTGGAGGTGGTCTAGGCGGTGGACATGGTGGAGGTCTTGGTGGGGGCGGTGGAGCTGGTGGCGGTCTAGGAGGTGGCGGTGGACTAGGAGGAGGTGCTGGAGGTGGTCTAGGTGGTGGACATGGTGGTGGTTTAGGTGGTGGTATTGGACATGGTGGCGGTCTAGGAGGTGGCGGTGGACTAGGAGGAGGTGCTGGAGGTGGTCTAGGTGGTGGACATGGTGGAGGTCTTGGTGGGGGCGGTGGAGCTGGTGGCGGTCTAGGAGGTGGCGGTGGACTAGGAGGAGGTGCTGGAGGTGGTCTAGGCGGTGGAGCTGGTGGAGGGCTAGGTGGTGGAGCTGGTGGAGgagctggtggtggtggtgggctTGGAGGTGGAGCTGGTGGAGGGCtaggtggtggaggtggagctGGTGGAGGgcttggtggtggtggtgggcttggaggtggaggtggagctGGTGGAGGgcttggtggtggtggtgggcttggaggtggaggtggagctGGTGGAGGGCTTGGTGGTAGTGGTGGGCTTGGAGGCGGTGCAGGTGGCGGTGGAGGATTTGGGGGAGGTGGTGGTGTTGGTGGAGGTGTTGGAGGAGGGTTTGGAGctggtggtggtgttggtggtggACTAGGTGGCGCCGGTGGAGGTGGTGGGtttggaggaggtggtggtggtggtcactaaaaattaatcaagtccTTAACGTTATTTGCAGcagaaaaggaaggaagaacaaaaaagaaacgtTCTTGTTTATCACCACGAGCCACTACGAAACCTAATGCAGTAGATGTTTCACTTTCTAGTTTATGTTACTTAAAAGGGTGTTTACAGTTCATTCTTTCTCAGCATTCTGGACTGGAAATGGTTGATCATACTGTTCTAGTACGTCCGTCGTAACTCGTGATATAGTTTTCTCTTCATGCATATCATGGTGGAATCTTTGTAAACCATAACCATGCATGTATTT is a window encoding:
- the LOC112325069 gene encoding glycine-rich cell wall structural protein-like isoform X5, which produces MGLVTGHRVVGALLCAFLLNALVVADHVTTGDKDDKHFLGHPHLLKKGFIHGRRFGGGGGIGGGAGGGLGGGIGGGVGGGFGGGAGGGGGLGGGAGDGLGGGLGGGAGGGFGGGVGGGGGLGGGAGGGFGGGDGGGLGGGGGLGGGHGGGLGGGIGHGGGLGGGIGHGGGLGGGGGLGGGAGGGLGGGHGGGLGGGGGAGGGLGGGGGLGGGAGGGLGGGHGGGLGGGIGHGGGLGGGGGLGGGAGGGLGGGHGGGLGGGGGAGGGLGGGGGLGGGAGGGLGGGAGGGLGGGAGGGAGGGGGLGGGAGGGLGGGGGAGGGLGGGGGLGGGGGAGGGLGGGGGLGGGAGGGGGFGGGGGVGGGVGGGFGAGGGVGGGLGGAGGGGGFGGGGGGGH
- the LOC112325069 gene encoding glycine-rich cell wall structural protein-like isoform X12; this encodes MGLVTGHRVVGALLCAFLLNALVVADHVTTGDKDDKHFLGHPHLLKKGFIHGRRFGGGGGIGGGAGGGLGGGIGGGVGGGFGGGAGGGGGLGGGAGDGLGGGLGGGAGGGFGGGVGGGGGLGGGAGGGFGGGDGGGLGGGGGLGGGHGGGLGGGIGHGGGLGGGIGHGGGLGGGGGLGGGAGGGLGGGHGGGLGGGGGAGGGLGGGGGLGGGAGGGLGGGHGGGLGGGIGHGGGLGGGGGLGGGAGGGLGGGHGGGLGGGGGAGGGLGGGAGGGLGGGAGGGAGGGGGLGGGAGGGLGGGAGGGLGGGGGLGGGGGAGGGLGGSGGLGGGAGGGGGFGGGGGVGGGVGGGFGAGGGVGGGLGGAGGGGGFGGGGGGGH
- the LOC112325069 gene encoding glycine-rich cell wall structural protein-like isoform X6 produces the protein MGLVTGHRVVGALLCAFLLNALVVADHVTTGDKDDKHFLGHPHLLKKGFIHGRRFGGGGGIGGGAGGGLGGGIGGGVGGGFGGGAGGGGGLGGGAGDGLGGGLGGGAGGGFGGGVGGGGGLGGGAGGGFGGGDGGGLGGGGGLGGGHGGGLGGGIGHGGGLGGGIGHGGGLGGGGGLGGGAGGGLGGGHGGGLGGGGGAGGGLGGGGGLGGGAGGGLGGGHGGGLGGGIGHGGGLGGGGGLGGGAGGGLGGGHGGGLGGGGGAGGGLGGGGGLGGGAGGGLGGGAGGGLGGGAGGGAGGGGGLGGGAGGGLGGGAGGGLGGGGGLGGGGGAGGGLGGSGGLGGGAGGGGGFGGGGGVGGGVGGGFGAGGGVGGGLGGAGGGGGFGGGGGGGH
- the LOC112325069 gene encoding glycine-rich cell wall structural protein-like isoform X22; protein product: MGLVTGHRVVGALLCAFLLNALVVADHVTTGDKDDKHFLGHPHLLKKGFIHGRRFGGGGGIGGGAGGGLGGGIGGGVGGGFGGGAGGGGGLGGGAGDGLGGGLGGGAGGGFGGGVGGGGGLGGGAGGGFGGGDGGGLGGGGGLGGGHGGGLGGGIGHGGGLGGGIGHGGGLGGGGGLGGGAGGGLGGGHGGGLGGGGGAGGGLGGGAGGGLGGGAGGGLGGGAGGGAGGGGGLGGGAGGGLGGGAGGGLGGGGGLGGGGGAGGGLGGSGGLGGGAGGGGGFGGGGGVGGGVGGGFGAGGGVGGGLGGAGGGGGFGGGGGGGH
- the LOC112325069 gene encoding glycine-rich cell wall structural protein-like isoform X16, coding for MGLVTGHRVVGALLCAFLLNALVVADHVTTGDKDDKHFLGHPHLLKKGFIHGRRFGGGGGIGGGAGGGLGGGIGGGVGGGFGGGAGGGGGLGGGAGDGLGGGLGGGAGGGFGGGVGGGGGLGGGAGGGFGGGDGGGLGGGGGLGGGHGGGLGGGIGHGGGLGGGIGHGGGLGGGGGLGGGAGGGLGGGHGGGLGGGGGAGGGLGGGGGLGGGAGGGLGGGHGGGLGGGIGHGGGLGGGGGLGGGAGGGLGGGHGGGLGGGGGAGGGLGGGGGLGGGAGGGLGGGAGGGLGGGAGGGLGGGGGLGGGGGAGGGLGGGGGLGGGAGGGGGFGGGGGVGGGVGGGFGAGGGVGGGLGGAGGGGGFGGGGGGGH
- the LOC112325069 gene encoding glycine-rich cell wall structural protein-like isoform X23, with amino-acid sequence MGLVTGHRVVGALLCAFLLNALVVADHVTTGDKDDKHFLGHPHLLKKGFIHGRRFGGGGGIGGGAGGGLGGGIGGGVGGGFGGGAGGGGGLGGGAGDGLGGGLGGGAGGGFGGGVGGGGGLGGGAGGGFGGGDGGGLGGGGGLGGGHGGGLGGGIGHGGGLGGGIGHGGGLGGGGGLGGGAGGGLGGGAGGGLGGGAGGGLGGGAGGGAGGGGGLGGGAGGGLGGGGGAGGGLGGGGGLGGGGGAGGGLGGGGGLGGGGGAGGGLGGSGGLGGGAGGGGGFGGGGGVGGGVGGGFGAGGGVGGGLGGAGGGGGFGGGGGGGH
- the LOC112325069 gene encoding glycine-rich cell wall structural protein-like isoform X19, with product MGLVTGHRVVGALLCAFLLNALVVADHVTTGDKDDKHFLGHPHLLKKGFIHGRRFGGGGGIGGGAGGGLGGGIGGGVGGGFGGGAGGGGGLGGGAGDGLGGGLGGGAGGGFGGGVGGGGGLGGGAGGGFGGGDGGGLGGGGGLGGGHGGGLGGGIGHGGGLGGGIGHGGGLGGGGGLGGGAGGGLGGGHGGGLGGGGGAGGGLGGGAGGGLGGGGGLGGGAGGGLGGGAGGGLGGGAGGGAGGGGGLGGGAGGGLGGGGGAGGGLGGGGGLGGGGGAGGGLGGGGGLGGGGGAGGGLGGSGGLGGGAGGGGGFGGGGGVGGGVGGGFGAGGGVGGGLGGAGGGGGFGGGGGGGH
- the LOC112325069 gene encoding glycine-rich cell wall structural protein-like isoform X2; translated protein: MGLVTGHRVVGALLCAFLLNALVVADHVTTGDKDDKHFLGHPHLLKKGFIHGRRFGGGGGIGGGAGGGLGGGIGGGVGGGFGGGAGGGGGLGGGAGDGLGGGLGGGAGGGFGGGVGGGGGLGGGAGGGFGGGDGGGLGGGGGLGGGHGGGLGGGIGHGGGLGGGIGHGGGLGGGGGLGGGAGGGLGGGHGGGLGGGGGAGGGLGGGGGLGGGAGGGLGGGHGGGLGGGIGHGGGLGGGGGLGGGAGGGLGGGHGGGLGGGGGAGGGLGGGGGLGGGAGGGLGGGAGGGLGGGAGGGAGGGGGLGGGAGGGLGGGGGAGGGLGGGGGLGGGGGGGAGGGLGGSGGLGGGAGGGGGFGGGGGVGGGVGGGFGAGGGVGGGLGGAGGGGGFGGGGGGGH
- the LOC112325069 gene encoding glycine-rich cell wall structural protein-like isoform X4, with protein sequence MGLVTGHRVVGALLCAFLLNALVVADHVTTGDKDDKHFLGHPHLLKKGFIHGRRFGGGGGIGGGAGGGLGGGIGGGVGGGFGGGAGGGGGLGGGAGDGLGGGLGGGAGGGFGGGVGGGGGLGGGAGGGFGGGDGGGLGGGGGLGGGHGGGLGGGIGHGGGLGGGIGHGGGLGGGGGLGGGAGGGLGGGHGGGLGGGGGAGGGLGGGGGLGGGAGGGLGGGHGGGLGGGIGHGGGLGGGGGLGGGAGGGLGGGHGGGLGGGGGAGGGLGGGAGGGLGGGAGGGAGGGGGLGGGAGGGLGGGGGAGGGLGGGGGLGGGGGAGGGLGGGGGLGGGGGAGGGLGGSGGLGGGAGGGGGFGGGGGVGGGVGGGFGAGGGVGGGLGGAGGGGGFGGGGGGGH
- the LOC112325069 gene encoding glycine-rich cell wall structural protein-like isoform X17, whose amino-acid sequence is MGLVTGHRVVGALLCAFLLNALVVADHVTTGDKDDKHFLGHPHLLKKGFIHGRRFGGGGGIGGGAGGGLGGGIGGGVGGGFGGGAGGGGGLGGGAGDGLGGGLGGGAGGGFGGGVGGGGGLGGGAGGGFGGGDGGGLGGGGGLGGGHGGGLGGGIGHGGGLGGGIGHGGGLGGGGGLGGGAGGGLGGGHGGGLGGGGGAGGGLGGGGGLGGGAGGGLGGGHGGGLGGGGGAGGGLGGGAGGGLGGGAGGGAGGGGGLGGGAGGGLGGGGGAGGGLGGGGGLGGGGGAGGGLGGGGGLGGGGGAGGGLGGSGGLGGGAGGGGGFGGGGGVGGGVGGGFGAGGGVGGGLGGAGGGGGFGGGGGGGH
- the LOC112325069 gene encoding glycine-rich cell wall structural protein 1-like isoform X21; translation: MGLVTGHRVVGALLCAFLLNALVVADHVTTGDKDDKHFLGHPHLLKKGFIHGRRFGGGGGIGGGAGGGLGGGIGGGVGGGFGGGAGGGGGLGGGAGDGLGGGLGGGAGGGFGGGVGGGGGLGGGAGGGFGGGDGGGLGGGGGLGGGHGGGLGGGIGHGGGLGGGIGHGGGLGGGGGLGGGAGGGLGGGHGGGLGGGGGAGGGLGGGAGGGLGGGAGGGLGGGAGGGAGGGGGLGGGAGGGLGGGGGAGGGLGGGGGLGGGGGAGGGLGGGGGLGGGGGAGGGLGGSGGLGGGAGGGGGFGGGGGVGGGVGGGFGAGGGVGGGLGGAGGGGGFGGGGGGGH
- the LOC112325069 gene encoding glycine-rich cell wall structural protein-like isoform X18 — translated: MGLVTGHRVVGALLCAFLLNALVVADHVTTGDKDDKHFLGHPHLLKKGFIHGRRFGGGGGIGGGAGGGLGGGIGGGVGGGFGGGAGGGGGLGGGAGDGLGGGLGGGAGGGFGGGVGGGGGLGGGAGGGFGGGDGGGLGGGGGLGGGHGGGLGGGIGHGGGLGGGIGHGGGLGGGGGLGGGAGGGLGGGAGGGLGGGHGGGLGGGGGAGGGLGGGGGLGGGAGGGLGGGAGGGLGGGAGGGAGGGGGLGGGAGGGLGGGGGAGGGLGGGGGLGGGGGAGGGLGGGGGLGGGGGAGGGLGGSGGLGGGAGGGGGFGGGGGVGGGVGGGFGAGGGVGGGLGGAGGGGGFGGGGGGGH
- the LOC112325069 gene encoding glycine-rich cell wall structural protein-like isoform X10; translation: MGLVTGHRVVGALLCAFLLNALVVADHVTTGDKDDKHFLGHPHLLKKGFIHGRRFGGGGGIGGGAGGGLGGGIGGGVGGGFGGGAGGGGGLGGGAGDGLGGGLGGGAGGGFGGGVGGGGGLGGGAGGGFGGGDGGGLGGGGGLGGGHGGGLGGGIGHGGGLGGGIGHGGGLGGGGGLGGGAGGGLGGGHGGGLGGGGGAGGGLGGGGGLGGGAGGGLGGGHGGGLGGGIGHGGGLGGGGGLGGGAGGGLGGGHGGGLGGGGGAGGGLGGGGGLGGGAGGGLGGGAGGGLGGGAGGGAGGGGGLGGGAGGGLGGGGGAGGGLGGGGGLGGGAGGGGGFGGGGGVGGGVGGGFGAGGGVGGGLGGAGGGGGFGGGGGGGH
- the LOC112325069 gene encoding glycine-rich cell wall structural protein-like isoform X13; translation: MGLVTGHRVVGALLCAFLLNALVVADHVTTGDKDDKHFLGHPHLLKKGFIHGRRFGGGGGIGGGAGGGLGGGIGGGVGGGFGGGAGGGGGLGGGAGDGLGGGLGGGAGGGFGGGVGGGGGLGGGAGGGFGGGDGGGLGGGGGLGGGHGGGLGGGIGHGGGLGGGIGHGGGLGGGGGLGGGAGGGLGGGHGGGLGGGGGAGGGLGGGGGLGGGAGGGLGGGHGGGLGGGIGHGGGLGGGGGLGGGAGGGLGGGHGGGLGGGGGAGGGLGGGGGLGGGAGGGLGGGAGGGLGGGAGGGAGGGGGLGGGAGGGLGGGAGGGLGGGGGLGGGAGGGGGFGGGGGVGGGVGGGFGAGGGVGGGLGGAGGGGGFGGGGGGGH
- the LOC112325069 gene encoding glycine-rich cell wall structural protein-like isoform X8 is translated as MGLVTGHRVVGALLCAFLLNALVVADHVTTGDKDDKHFLGHPHLLKKGFIHGRRFGGGGGIGGGAGGGLGGGIGGGVGGGFGGGAGGGGGLGGGAGDGLGGGLGGGAGGGFGGGVGGGGGLGGGAGGGFGGGDGGGLGGGGGLGGGHGGGLGGGIGHGGGLGGGIGHGGGLGGGGGLGGGAGGGLGGGAGGGLGGGHGGGLGGGIGHGGGLGGGGGLGGGAGGGLGGGHGGGLGGGGGAGGGLGGGGGLGGGAGGGLGGGAGGGLGGGAGGGAGGGGGLGGGAGGGLGGGGGAGGGLGGGGGLGGGGGAGGGLGGGGGLGGGGGAGGGLGGSGGLGGGAGGGGGFGGGGGVGGGVGGGFGAGGGVGGGLGGAGGGGGFGGGGGGGH